Proteins from a single region of Desulfobacter postgatei 2ac9:
- a CDS encoding addiction module antidote protein — MKKRIADLPDFDLAQQLKSEEDIAAYITMVIEDGDAAELAHALGVAAKARGMSEVAKATGITREALYKALKPNAKPRFDTINKVCAALGVRLIAQPDNTH, encoded by the coding sequence ATGAAAAAACGAATTGCAGACCTGCCGGACTTTGATTTGGCACAGCAACTTAAAAGTGAAGAAGATATTGCTGCTTACATCACTATGGTGATTGAAGACGGAGATGCCGCAGAACTGGCCCACGCTCTGGGGGTTGCTGCCAAAGCTCGCGGTATGAGTGAAGTTGCCAAAGCGACAGGGATAACCCGTGAAGCCTTGTATAAAGCGCTTAAACCAAACGCCAAACCTCGATTTGATACAATTAATAAGGTGTGTGCAGCCCTTGGGGTTCGTCTGATAGCTCAACCTGACAACACTCATTGA